The following DNA comes from Streptomyces sp. NBC_00273.
CTCGGCCGCAGACCTCAGCCTTAGACCAGCCGGTAGCGGGGTCGAGATACGGGACGAAGCCCTCATAGCGGTCGGCTTCCACGCTGATCACGTCTTCGGCCCGCCAGATCGCCACGAACTCCTCGCCACCTTGGTCATGAGCACCGTGGCCTACCAGCCTGATGGGGACGACCCCCTCAACATCCCAGCCATGCACGCCTTCTTCACACCCTCGGCGTACTCCTCGAGGCTGGCGTCACCGTCGTCGCCGAGGCCGCCTACCAGGACCGACGCTGGATCCCGGCCTCGAACCCCTCACGAAGATCGCCGACCTGCGGATCATCCGTTGCACCACCTCAACACCGACCACCATCGAACGCGTTACCGAGCACGCCGACTCGGACCGGCATCGTACCGCCCACGGCGACAGGCAGCTCCTCACCGACATCGACGCAGGTGCCTACAGCCCCGAGGAGTTCGTCGACATCTCCCTCGACGCACCCACCCTGCTCGTGGACGCGTCCGACGGCTACCGGCTTGGCACAGCTGAGATCGGAGCCTTCAACCGAGCGCGCTGACTCCAAAGCGGAGGGCAGGTACGCAGGTGCGAGTAGTCGGCTCCCTGGTCACCGGGCGGGTACGGGCGTACAACCTGCTGCGGATGTTCGGCCGCGAGGGACGCCCTACTCCGCTGGGCACCGCGTTCGCGGAGTACGGACGGATCGCCAGAACCCTGCATCTGCTGCGTGTGGTCGATCCCGTCGACGACACCGACCGGCGGCAGATGAACCGGCAGCTCACCGTGCAGGAGTCCACACACACAAACTCGCCCGGGACATCCGCCACGGCAAGCGCGGGCAGATCATGCAGGCGTACAAGACGGGCCAGGGGAACCAACTCGGCGCCCTCGGTCTCGTGCTGAATGCCGCCGTGCTGTGGACGACCCGCTATCTCGACGCCGCAGTCGAGGAGTTGCGGACCCTGCCCGCCGAGGAGCGCGAGCACGACGCCCTGGACGAGGACGTCGCCCGCGTCTCCCCGCTCAAGCACGCCAACCTCGACATGCTCGGCCGCTACGGCTTCCGCGCCTCCACCCTGTTCGACGGAGGCCTGCGCCCGCTGCGCGACCCGGGGCCGCCGGTCTCGACGAGGACGACGGCGCCGACGAATGACCCACGGTCCGCCGACCAGAAGCATTGACGGAGTGAGTACTCACTCCGTACGGTTGAAGGTATGACAGAGACCTCTCCCACTCCCTCCCGGCGCCGTGCGGCGCCCATGGAACCCGACCAGCGCCGCGCGATGATCGTCGCCGCGGCCCTCCCCCTCGTCATCGAGTACGGCGCATCTGTGTCCACAGCAAAGATCGCGCGCGCGGCAGGCATTGGAGAGGGAACGATCTTCCGGGCCTTCGCCGACAAGGACGCCCTGCTCGCGGCCTGCATGGCCGAGGCGGTACGTCCCGACGACACCCTCGCCCACCTGGAATCGATCGCACTGGACCAGCCACTGGCGGCCCGGCTCACCGAGGCGGCCGAGGTGATGCGCGGCTACATGACGCGCATGGGCGCCGTGGTCGGCGCCCTCGCGTCGGCCGGGCGACTCGAACGCCCTGCACCTGCCAATTCCGGCAAGGACGGCCGTTCCCCGGATCGCGAAGCGAGCCTCGCAGCGCCCCGCGCGGCCCTGGCCGCCCTGTTCGGCCCCGACCAGAACTCCCTGCGGCTGGCCCCGGAACGGCTCGCGGACGCCTTCCAGCTCATGCTCATGTCTGCCGGCCGCCCCGGCGCCCCGGATCCACTGACTACCGAAGAACTGGTGGACCTCTTCCTCAACGGCGCGCTCACCACCCCGGGGGAGGCCCGGTGACCACAATTGATGCGTACGACGCGCTCGCGCCCCGGCGCCGGACGGCGATCACGTTTGGCCTACTGGGCTGCGCCTTCCTGGCCATGCTTGACGGAACCGTGGTCGGCACCGCCCTGCCGCGCATCGTCGAGCAGATCGGCGGTGACGGTTCCTGGTACGTCTGGCTCGTCACCGCCTACCTGCTCGCCTCCTCGGTCAGCGTCCCGGTCTACGGCCGCTTCTCCGACCTGTACGGCCGCCGCCGGTTACTGCTCGGCGGACTCACCGTGTTCCTGGTCGCCTCGCTCGCCTGCGGCCTGGCCGGGTCCATGACGGTGCTGATCGCCTCCCGTGCCGTGCAGGGTCTGGGTGCCGGAGCCCTGCTCGCCCTCGGCATGACCCTGATCCGCGACCTCCATCCGCCCTCCCGGACGCTGGGCCTCATCCGGATGCAGACGGTCCTGGCCACGATGATGGTGCTCGGCATGGTGGGCGGTCCGATCATCGGCGGGCTGCTGGCCGACCACGCCGGCTGGCGCTGGGCGTTCTGGCTCAACCTCCCCATCGGCCTCGTCGCCTCGGCCGTCCTGGCCCGGTTCCTGCCCGACCACCGCCCCACTACGGCGCCATCCGGCCGCCTCGACGTGGCAGGGATCGCGCTGCTCGCCGCCGGTCTCTCCCTGGCTCTGACCGGCCTCAGCCTCAAAGGCAACACCGCCGCCGGGCACCCCCCGTCCTGGACCGACCCCGCCGTCGCGGGGTGCCTGCTCAGCGGCCTGGCTCTGCTCGCCCTGCTCGTTCCCGTCGAGCGGCGCGCGGCCGTCCCCGTACTGCCCATGCGACTGTTCCAACACCGCACCTACAGTGCCCTACTGGCCGCCGGCTTCTTCTTCCAGGTCGCCGCGCTGCCGGTCGGAGTCTTCCTACCGCTGTACTTCCAGTACGTTCGCGGCCACTCGGCCACTGTCTCCGGCCTCCTGCTCCTCCCCCTGCTCATCGGCATGGTGCTGGGCAATCGGCTCACCGCCACCGCCGTCCTGCGCAGCGGACAAACAAAGCCCGCGCTCCTGGCCGGCGCCGGGCTGCTCGCCCTCGGCACATCCGCCTTCTTCGCCCTGGACACCACGACACCGCCGACGTGGACGTGCGTATGGCTGCTCATCGCCGGACTGGGCACCGGACCGGCCATGGGCGGCATCACCATCGCGACCCAGAACTGCGTCCCGCACGCCGACATGGGCACCGCCACCGCAGGCTCCACCCTCACCAAGCAGATCGGCGGCGCATTCGGTCTGGCAAGTGGCCAGTCCCTGATGAGCCATCACGCCACTCCCGCGTCCGCGATCGGATCCACCATCGCCTGGAGCGGTGCCATCGCCGGATTGCTCGCCCTCGCGGCGCTCCTCCTCATGCGCAACATCATCATCCCCACACCCGCGAGCCGTCGTATCGTGCCAACGGCCCGCACCGCGACGCCGACGACCGGCGAGTCCCCTGCATGACCCACAGCCCTTGTCGGCAGCGCGGATCCAATCAGATCCGATGGCGGCTGATGACGGGGTTTACTGAAAGCCAGCCTCGCGGTTTCGCTTGGGTGTGGCTGCTGTCGAGGCGGAAACGCGAAAGTGCCTTCCTGACCTGGGATGATGAACCTTGCTGACAGGCTCTGTCGATCCAAGCGGAGGGCACCTTCTACGTGCAGGCTGTCTTGCGTCCCACGGTTCACGTCAGTACCGATGGTTCGGGGGTGGCCAGTCATGCCGGGGCACGGTTGCTGGCAGGTCTTGCCGATGCCACCGGGCTGACCACCGCGTACTCCACTGTGCTCCGGCCGCTTCGGCCACGCGGCACCGGTCATGACCCGGGCAGGATGCTTGCCGACCTTCTCCGCGAGCGTGGTCAGGTACTTCACCTGCGCCTCGGTGGCCCGCTCCGTCTTCGCCTTCTCGGCACGCTCGCGCCGCGGAGCGTAGATCCGCTCGTTCTCGGCCTTGCGGGCAGCTTCCGCCTCCGGACTGCGCCAGGTGATGTGCACGGACTCGTACCAGGTCTGGGTGCCCGGCTTGCCAGTCACCGCCTCCCACAGCGCGTCCGCCGTCAGCTTCTCCTCGTCCACGCCCTTGGTCAGGCCGGGTCCGACGAGCCCGTAGCTGGGACCCAGGTCACCTCATTGCTTCGACCGGACAGCCGAACGCGGCGACTGTCGACTTGCCCGGTACGACACCGGTGGACGGGCAAGCCGACAGTCCTACGGTCTCAGGGTGTGCGTCACCACCAGTTGACGACGGCGTTCTGGTACTCGGGCGAGGCGGCGAAGCCGGTTTCGGCGTCCTGGTGGTTCAGGCCCGCCTTGAGCCGGCCGGTCCAGCCGTCCCAGCCCCCCTGTTCCGGTTCGCGACGCAGGTAGCGCAGGTAGAGGCTGCGGGCGTAGGCCCGGCAGTACTCGTCGGACAGGACGAAGCCACGGGCCACCTCGTAGCGGCTCATCCCGCCCGTCATCGCGGACTTCCAGTACTGGAAGCCGCCGGCGTCCGGCGGGCGGCGTAGCAGCCGACGGTACAGCGAGTCGATGAAGGCGTCGTTCGCCGGATACTTGCCGCGGTACTCGGCGCTGTCCAGGAAGGCGACGATCGCGGCCTGACGGCCGAGGCCACCGGCTAGCTGGGTGCGCCAGTGATTCAGGCCGGCCGGCTCGGGGGCGCGGTCGAGGAGCGTGAAGTACAGGTCGGTGGCCAGGCGGCCCGAGTTCTCCAGCGAGTACAGGAAGGCGCGGGCGACCTGGTCGACGCTCGTGTTGGAGAACAGCTTGCGTACCCAGTAGTCCAAGCCGTTGTTGTCGAACCGACGGCCCAGTACGTCTCGGTAGAGGGACGAGGCCCAGATGTGGCGCCGGTAGATGTTCCGTACGCCGGCCCGGTCATCCGTCGCCGGTGTGCTGGGCGTGGGATAGAACGGGTTCATCGTCGAGTTCGGCACGGAGGTGTGGTTCAGGCCGAGCGAGTGCCCGAACTCGTGGACGGCGACCGTGAACAGGTCGAAGCCGCCGGCCCGGATGCCATCCTGCCAGCGCTCGTCCTCGTCGAAGTGGGCGTCCCCGGCGAGGGCGCCGCCGTTGGGCGGCGGGAAGAAGGCATGGGCGAGAACGTTGCCCGGGCCGTCGAAGGGCGAACCGTCGCCGTGCGTACCCGTGGCGAACCTGATCTCGACGTCGGGCGTCGCGGTGGTCTCCTCGAAGACCAGCGGGACGACCGCCGCCCAGCGTGCCCAGGCCTCGCGGATGAGGGTCCGCTGCCGGGCCCCGTCGAAATCGGGGCTGAGGTTGTTGATGCGGTAGGTGATCACCGCATGGTCCCAGACGGTGCCGAACGCGACGAACTCGCCGACGCCGCCGGGCAACTTGGCCTGACCCGGCTCCTCGGTGCCCTGCCGGTCCGGGAACCCGCAGCGGGGCTGCTCGAAGACCTTGCGGGTGGCCTCGTCGACGACGCCCGTGGTCGGCAGCAGTGCCATGGCCTGTGAGGCGCGTAATGCGGCGCGTCCGGCGTCGCTCGCGAGCGGGACGTCCTCGGGGAGATAACCGAAGATGCGCAGGTAGTCCGTGGCGACTTTGGCATCGCCTGGAGTGGGTGCGACGGCGGGTGGGTCACCCGCGGCCTTTCCGCTTTGGGCAGACATGACGCTCCTTGCTCAAGGTGCGGATGCGATGAAGTGCGGGTGCGGTCGTCGGCCGGTGCGCAGATGGCTGTCGGCGCTCGATGGCGGCGACCGGCTACCAGGTGGTGCGATCCTCCGCGGGCCGCGGAGTGCTGTCCATAGGCCGGGCGGATAACGTCCCCCCTCCGGTTGCGTGCGCGAGCGACGGGTGAACACTCCCGGGACGCCGCCGAGGAAAGTCCCAGGTGACGCACGGCCGTTGGCCCTACGGCGGATACGACGCATGGAGCGCCGTCCGGTCGTCGGGCAACGCAGGCCCGTGAGTGTCCGCATATGACACGCACCTTCGCAGTTGCGTGAGGCAGGCCCCTCCCGGGAGTCGATCCTGGACGTCCGGAGGGTGCTGGAGTGGATCCAGCACAACGCGGACGGGGACAGGCCCAGATCGAAGGAGCTCGCCAGCCAGTGCGGCCAGACCGACCGCTGGTGGCGCATCCAAGACGCCCTCTCAGGGGGTTTCGGCGGCGAGTGAGGTGACCCCTGGAGTGTGGACACAGGGGTTCATGCTGCGAGTGAGAGTTTGGCTGACCTGTGCTGGTGTTGTTCGAACTCCATCGGGGAGAGGTAGGCGAGCGCGCTGTGGCGTCGGCGGGCGTTGGAGTAGGTGAGCCACTGGAATATCTCCAGCCGCGCCTGCCGCATCGTCGTGAACCGTTTCCGGTGCACCGCTTCTCTCTTCAGTCCCTGCCAGAAGCACTCGGCCAGGGCGTTGTCGTAACTCGAGCCGACCCTGCCCATGCTCCTGCGGATGCCATGCCGGTCGCGGACCCGGGCGGACGTACATTGCGGTCCGCGGTCCGCATGGAAGATCACTACGGCGACGTTGCCGCCGCGGGCCGCGACCGCGGCCTGGAGCGCGTCGACGACGAGCATTCTGGAACAGCCGCCCCTGCGGCGCTGCCTGAGAACACCGAACCGTCTTTATGATCACGCTAGGCACAGACCTGGGGGGAACATGCCAAAGCCCGAGAACCGCGCTGTCGTCGATCCGGAGATACCTGAGAAGGACCGGAAAGTACTCCTCTGCGTCGACGACGCCTTGCTGCCGTCGCCGGACGGCCGCCGAGCACCGAGCCCAACAGTGAACGAGGTACAGCGTCGTCGAAGAGTGGCACAGCGCGCACGCAACCCAAAGCAGCAGAACGTCTCCGTCGGCCCG
Coding sequences within:
- a CDS encoding MFS transporter — its product is MTTIDAYDALAPRRRTAITFGLLGCAFLAMLDGTVVGTALPRIVEQIGGDGSWYVWLVTAYLLASSVSVPVYGRFSDLYGRRRLLLGGLTVFLVASLACGLAGSMTVLIASRAVQGLGAGALLALGMTLIRDLHPPSRTLGLIRMQTVLATMMVLGMVGGPIIGGLLADHAGWRWAFWLNLPIGLVASAVLARFLPDHRPTTAPSGRLDVAGIALLAAGLSLALTGLSLKGNTAAGHPPSWTDPAVAGCLLSGLALLALLVPVERRAAVPVLPMRLFQHRTYSALLAAGFFFQVAALPVGVFLPLYFQYVRGHSATVSGLLLLPLLIGMVLGNRLTATAVLRSGQTKPALLAGAGLLALGTSAFFALDTTTPPTWTCVWLLIAGLGTGPAMGGITIATQNCVPHADMGTATAGSTLTKQIGGAFGLASGQSLMSHHATPASAIGSTIAWSGAIAGLLALAALLLMRNIIIPTPASRRIVPTARTATPTTGESPA
- a CDS encoding matrixin family metalloprotease — encoded protein: MSAQSGKAAGDPPAVAPTPGDAKVATDYLRIFGYLPEDVPLASDAGRAALRASQAMALLPTTGVVDEATRKVFEQPRCGFPDRQGTEEPGQAKLPGGVGEFVAFGTVWDHAVITYRINNLSPDFDGARQRTLIREAWARWAAVVPLVFEETTATPDVEIRFATGTHGDGSPFDGPGNVLAHAFFPPPNGGALAGDAHFDEDERWQDGIRAGGFDLFTVAVHEFGHSLGLNHTSVPNSTMNPFYPTPSTPATDDRAGVRNIYRRHIWASSLYRDVLGRRFDNNGLDYWVRKLFSNTSVDQVARAFLYSLENSGRLATDLYFTLLDRAPEPAGLNHWRTQLAGGLGRQAAIVAFLDSAEYRGKYPANDAFIDSLYRRLLRRPPDAGGFQYWKSAMTGGMSRYEVARGFVLSDEYCRAYARSLYLRYLRREPEQGGWDGWTGRLKAGLNHQDAETGFAASPEYQNAVVNWW
- a CDS encoding TetR/AcrR family transcriptional regulator codes for the protein MTETSPTPSRRRAAPMEPDQRRAMIVAAALPLVIEYGASVSTAKIARAAGIGEGTIFRAFADKDALLAACMAEAVRPDDTLAHLESIALDQPLAARLTEAAEVMRGYMTRMGAVVGALASAGRLERPAPANSGKDGRSPDREASLAAPRAALAALFGPDQNSLRLAPERLADAFQLMLMSAGRPGAPDPLTTEELVDLFLNGALTTPGEAR